A section of the Drosophila sechellia strain sech25 chromosome 3L, ASM438219v1, whole genome shotgun sequence genome encodes:
- the LOC6605955 gene encoding serine/arginine repetitive matrix protein 1 isoform X2 — MSNEIYDSSNSQLSSDEYSHEEEEYDALMDAAVSKQRPQKTKSKESESEKPGNGAPESEADTEKNEKPDDEAVPPSTRSETIRRIRQLQLQRGRLPNLYFKRRSIRWLRPSKMDYNSYFDGLMDLLPKRRLKHLVRFHARQRRTYDSRSNSRSRSHSRSLSRSCSRNRSRSRSYSRSRSRSGSDSPELICLDDTENEDSPEKPEQEPTRVTPIKENMSTVPEPPQLNYDMPERKKANQLGNNENGASILDEFLVKKDPQEPGFDYGKLSASRELEQALKDQSQDTPNEAESLVVDATLKRRRSVTPPESDEKRDNDVGKDDDVFGFPTVQQKKPIEAAPPLNLRMPNIPSTNPLQRQQAFKLSTPYTLAPPSAANQADSYSLNTPSPTATQMQISYPNDNLKGNATFSIQQAALAQVAASYAAAPQVAALAQRAPSQVAPLQQAPVQQMHFPRSVPPQQLPPPQQRAPPQQRATAPFAPPHRSAPQQRATPQQLATPQQLTPPQQLAPPQQLAPPQQRAPPQQLAPPQQRAPPQQLAPPQQRAPPQQRAPPQQLAPPQQLAPPQQLSPPQHLAPSQQLAPPPQQTDSLRPALVQTSTPQRYSNPHQFAQQQQVHQTPAQQHPAPVAAPNFAVPQQPQPRRSETVSTQTQGSGSPAASSSTTRQKSFVDLNNSDANFHYRVKELFDEINATMIDKIGSLPDEEDSLKKERERIVADLAVLDKLMAQKEDEYNRLLYLSHIKKELLDRIERKERTMLVKDLLPILVNKCCTKDISEVQTMLEEEIDSPMTPKHSLSAIEKLLNYAELNQNIIHTLRGSLGFNKRTPAMSPNDQMPFRRDSSYVNNLSPRDQRDEYRDAGNDHLLERNPDRDPPAKRPKLIHSQDRNQDMASSSTHSSISLSESLRKIRSWRNFSHISIVSMGDNNSDNELQMDPLFNSSPMASHRQLANRQLKDWDTHRSTCGI; from the exons ATGTCCAACGAGATCTACGACTCCTCCAATTCGCAGCTAAGTAGCGACGAGTATAGCCACGAGGAGGAGGAATACGACGCCCTGATGGACGCGGCGGTGAGCAAGCAGCGACCACAGAAGACGAAATCCAAGGAATCCGAGTCCGAGAAACCCGGAAATGGAGCTCCGGAATCGGAGGCtgacactgagaaaaatgaaAAGCCGGATGACGAGGCGGTTCCACCTTCCACACGCTCAGAAACAATCCGGCGGATCCGCCAATTGCAGTTACAACGGGGCAGGCTGCCCAATCTTTACTTCAAGCGTCGCAGTATTCGTTG GCTGCGACCCAGTAAAATGGACTACAACAGCTATTTTGACGGCCTGATGGACTTGCTGCCCAAGCGCAGATTGAAGCACCTGGTTCGCTTCCATGCCAGGCAGCGCAGGACCTACGACAGCAGGAGCAACAGTCGTAGTCGCAGCCACAGCCGCAGTCTTAGCCGAAGTTGCAGTCGTAACCGCAGTCGTAGTCGTAGCTATTCGCGCAGCCGCAGCCGCAGCGGCAGTGATTCGCCGGAACTTATTTGCCTTGACGACACGGAGAACGAGGATTCGCCTGAGAAACCAGAGCAAGAGCCGACAAGGGTTACGCCCATCAAGGAAAATATGTCTACGGTTCCGGAACCGCCCCAACTGAACTACGATATGCCAGAAAGGAAGAAGGCAAACCAACTTGGAAACAACGAAAACGGTGCCTCTATCCTCGACGAGTTCCTGGTAAAGAAGGATCCCCAGGAACCGGGCTTCGACTACGGAAAGCTCTCAGCGTCTCGGGAATTGGAACAGGCTCTAAAGGACCAGTCGCAAGATACGCCAAATGAGGCAGAGTCGCTTGTGGTTGATGCCACTCTTAAAAGACGCCGTTCGGTAACACCGCCCGAAAGCGACGAGAAGCGCGACAATGATGTAGGCAAGGATGATGATGTATTTGGGTTTCCAACGGTGCAGCAAAAGAAGCCAATAGAGGCAGCTCCACCATTAAATCTCCGAATGCCCAACATTCCATCGACTAATCCTCTTCAGCGTCAGCAGGCTTTTAAGCTGAGCACACCGTATACCCTGGCTCCGCCTTCTGCCGCCAATCAAGCTGACTCTTACAGTTTAAATACTCCATCGCCAACGGCCACCCAAATGCAGATTTCCTATCCCAACGACAACCTGAAAGGTAATGCGACATTCTCGATTCAACAGGCAGCTTTAGCCCAAGTCGCTGCATCCTATGCTGCTGCACCACAAGTTGCTGCCCTCGCGCAGAGAGCTCCGTCTCAGGTTGCTCCACTACAACAAGCCCCCGTGCAACAGATGCACTTTCCAAGATCAGTTCCACCACAGCAGCTTCCTCCACCACAACAGCGAGCTCCACCACAGCAACGGGCTACAGCTCCATTCGCTCCACCACATAGATCAGCTCCACAGCAGCGAGCTACACCACAGCAGCTGGCTACACCACAGCAGCTAACTCCACCACAGCAGCTAGCTCCGCCACAGCAGCTAGCTCCTCCTCAGCAACGAGCTCCTCCACAACAGCTAGCTCCTCCACAACAGCGAGCTCCACCACAGCAGCTAGCTCCACCACAACAGCGAGCTCCACCACAGCAGCGAGCTCCGCCACAGCAACTAGCTCCACCACAGCAACTAGCTCCACCACAGCAGCTATCTCCACCACAGCACCTAGCTCCATCACAGCAGCTAGCTCCTCCACCGCAGCAGACAGATTCATTAAGACCAGCTTTGGTGCAGACTTCGACCCCTCAAAGGTATTCTAATCCACATCAGTTTGCCCAACAACAGCAGGTCCATCAAACGCCAGCTCAACAGCATCCTGCTCCAGTGGCTGCTCCCAACTTTGCGGTGCCCCAGCAGCCGCAACCCCGTCGATCGGAAACAGTGAGCACCCAGACGCAGGGTTCGGGGTCACCAGCGGCTTCTTCTTCGACAACCCGCCAAAAGTCATTTGTTGATCTCAACAACAGTGATGCAAACTTCCATTATCGCGTCAAAGAACTTTTCGATGAAATTAACGCGACAATGATTGATAAAATTGGCTCGCTGCCCGATGAAGAAGATTCATTGAAGAAAGAGCGCGAACGCATCGTTGCGGATCTTGCAGTCCTAGATAAGCTGATGGCCCAGAAAGAGGATGAATATAACCGACTGCTGTACTTGAGTCACATTAAGAAGGAGCTACTTGATCGAATAGAGCGAAAGGAGCGCACGATGCTTGTTAAAGACCTACTGCCCATCCTTGTCAACAAGTGCTGCACCAAGGATATCAGTGAGGTGCAGACGATGCTAGAAGAGGAAATCGATTCTCCAATGACCCCCAAGCATAGTCTGTCGGCAATTGAAAAATTACTGAATTACGCCGAGTTAAACCAGAACATCATACACACTCTGCGCGG TTCCTTGGGTTTTAATAAACGCACACCGGCTATGTCTCCAAATGACCAAATGCCTTTTCGTAGAGATTCCTCGTACGTAAATAATCTATCACCGCGAGATCAGCGAGACGAATATCGGGATGCGGGAAATGACCATCTGCTAGAGCGCAATCCAGACAGAGATCCGCCAGCCAAGCGACCAAAGCTAATCCACTCGCAAGACAG AAACCAGGACATGGCAAGCTCCTCGACACATTCGTCTATCAGTCTTTCGGAGTCGCTCCGCAAGATTAGGTCTTGGAGAAATTTTTCGCATATTAGCATCGTCTCAATGGGGGACAATAATTCGGATAATGAATTACAGATGGATCCGCTGTTCAACAGCAGTCCGATGGCCTCCCATCGCCAACTGGCCAATAGACAG CTGAAAGATTGGGACACACATCGCAGCACTTGCGGCATTTAA
- the LOC6605955 gene encoding serine/arginine repetitive matrix protein 1 isoform X1: protein MSNEIYDSSNSQLSSDEYSHEEEEYDALMDAAVSKQRPQKTKSKESESEKPGNGAPESEADTEKNEKPDDEAVPPSTRSETIRRIRQLQLQRGRLPNLYFKRRSIRWLRPSKMDYNSYFDGLMDLLPKRRLKHLVRFHARQRRTYDSRSNSRSRSHSRSLSRSCSRNRSRSRSYSRSRSRSGSDSPELICLDDTENEDSPEKPEQEPTRVTPIKENMSTVPEPPQLNYDMPERKKANQLGNNENGASILDEFLVKKDPQEPGFDYGKLSASRELEQALKDQSQDTPNEAESLVVDATLKRRRSVTPPESDEKRDNDVGKDDDVFGFPTVQQKKPIEAAPPLNLRMPNIPSTNPLQRQQAFKLSTPYTLAPPSAANQADSYSLNTPSPTATQMQISYPNDNLKGNATFSIQQAALAQVAASYAAAPQVAALAQRAPSQVAPLQQAPVQQMHFPRSVPPQQLPPPQQRAPPQQRATAPFAPPHRSAPQQRATPQQLATPQQLTPPQQLAPPQQLAPPQQRAPPQQLAPPQQRAPPQQLAPPQQRAPPQQRAPPQQLAPPQQLAPPQQLSPPQHLAPSQQLAPPPQQTDSLRPALVQTSTPQRYSNPHQFAQQQQVHQTPAQQHPAPVAAPNFAVPQQPQPRRSETVSTQTQGSGSPAASSSTTRQKSFVDLNNSDANFHYRVKELFDEINATMIDKIGSLPDEEDSLKKERERIVADLAVLDKLMAQKEDEYNRLLYLSHIKKELLDRIERKERTMLVKDLLPILVNKCCTKDISEVQTMLEEEIDSPMTPKHSLSAIEKLLNYAELNQNIIHTLRGSLGFNKRTPAMSPNDQMPFRRDSSYVNNLSPRDQRDEYRDAGNDHLLERNPDRDPPAKRPKLIHSQDRNQDMASSSTHSSISLSESLRKIRSWRNFSHISIVSMGDNNSDNELQMDPLFNSSPMASHRQLANRQSYQEQYFDNINDQENVKKSHKSHKHKSHKHKSHKHKSINKSQDESSDTINGNTGRQCYECKLYGATVVCSHCQNEWYCSRLCQLKDWDTHRSTCGI from the exons ATGTCCAACGAGATCTACGACTCCTCCAATTCGCAGCTAAGTAGCGACGAGTATAGCCACGAGGAGGAGGAATACGACGCCCTGATGGACGCGGCGGTGAGCAAGCAGCGACCACAGAAGACGAAATCCAAGGAATCCGAGTCCGAGAAACCCGGAAATGGAGCTCCGGAATCGGAGGCtgacactgagaaaaatgaaAAGCCGGATGACGAGGCGGTTCCACCTTCCACACGCTCAGAAACAATCCGGCGGATCCGCCAATTGCAGTTACAACGGGGCAGGCTGCCCAATCTTTACTTCAAGCGTCGCAGTATTCGTTG GCTGCGACCCAGTAAAATGGACTACAACAGCTATTTTGACGGCCTGATGGACTTGCTGCCCAAGCGCAGATTGAAGCACCTGGTTCGCTTCCATGCCAGGCAGCGCAGGACCTACGACAGCAGGAGCAACAGTCGTAGTCGCAGCCACAGCCGCAGTCTTAGCCGAAGTTGCAGTCGTAACCGCAGTCGTAGTCGTAGCTATTCGCGCAGCCGCAGCCGCAGCGGCAGTGATTCGCCGGAACTTATTTGCCTTGACGACACGGAGAACGAGGATTCGCCTGAGAAACCAGAGCAAGAGCCGACAAGGGTTACGCCCATCAAGGAAAATATGTCTACGGTTCCGGAACCGCCCCAACTGAACTACGATATGCCAGAAAGGAAGAAGGCAAACCAACTTGGAAACAACGAAAACGGTGCCTCTATCCTCGACGAGTTCCTGGTAAAGAAGGATCCCCAGGAACCGGGCTTCGACTACGGAAAGCTCTCAGCGTCTCGGGAATTGGAACAGGCTCTAAAGGACCAGTCGCAAGATACGCCAAATGAGGCAGAGTCGCTTGTGGTTGATGCCACTCTTAAAAGACGCCGTTCGGTAACACCGCCCGAAAGCGACGAGAAGCGCGACAATGATGTAGGCAAGGATGATGATGTATTTGGGTTTCCAACGGTGCAGCAAAAGAAGCCAATAGAGGCAGCTCCACCATTAAATCTCCGAATGCCCAACATTCCATCGACTAATCCTCTTCAGCGTCAGCAGGCTTTTAAGCTGAGCACACCGTATACCCTGGCTCCGCCTTCTGCCGCCAATCAAGCTGACTCTTACAGTTTAAATACTCCATCGCCAACGGCCACCCAAATGCAGATTTCCTATCCCAACGACAACCTGAAAGGTAATGCGACATTCTCGATTCAACAGGCAGCTTTAGCCCAAGTCGCTGCATCCTATGCTGCTGCACCACAAGTTGCTGCCCTCGCGCAGAGAGCTCCGTCTCAGGTTGCTCCACTACAACAAGCCCCCGTGCAACAGATGCACTTTCCAAGATCAGTTCCACCACAGCAGCTTCCTCCACCACAACAGCGAGCTCCACCACAGCAACGGGCTACAGCTCCATTCGCTCCACCACATAGATCAGCTCCACAGCAGCGAGCTACACCACAGCAGCTGGCTACACCACAGCAGCTAACTCCACCACAGCAGCTAGCTCCGCCACAGCAGCTAGCTCCTCCTCAGCAACGAGCTCCTCCACAACAGCTAGCTCCTCCACAACAGCGAGCTCCACCACAGCAGCTAGCTCCACCACAACAGCGAGCTCCACCACAGCAGCGAGCTCCGCCACAGCAACTAGCTCCACCACAGCAACTAGCTCCACCACAGCAGCTATCTCCACCACAGCACCTAGCTCCATCACAGCAGCTAGCTCCTCCACCGCAGCAGACAGATTCATTAAGACCAGCTTTGGTGCAGACTTCGACCCCTCAAAGGTATTCTAATCCACATCAGTTTGCCCAACAACAGCAGGTCCATCAAACGCCAGCTCAACAGCATCCTGCTCCAGTGGCTGCTCCCAACTTTGCGGTGCCCCAGCAGCCGCAACCCCGTCGATCGGAAACAGTGAGCACCCAGACGCAGGGTTCGGGGTCACCAGCGGCTTCTTCTTCGACAACCCGCCAAAAGTCATTTGTTGATCTCAACAACAGTGATGCAAACTTCCATTATCGCGTCAAAGAACTTTTCGATGAAATTAACGCGACAATGATTGATAAAATTGGCTCGCTGCCCGATGAAGAAGATTCATTGAAGAAAGAGCGCGAACGCATCGTTGCGGATCTTGCAGTCCTAGATAAGCTGATGGCCCAGAAAGAGGATGAATATAACCGACTGCTGTACTTGAGTCACATTAAGAAGGAGCTACTTGATCGAATAGAGCGAAAGGAGCGCACGATGCTTGTTAAAGACCTACTGCCCATCCTTGTCAACAAGTGCTGCACCAAGGATATCAGTGAGGTGCAGACGATGCTAGAAGAGGAAATCGATTCTCCAATGACCCCCAAGCATAGTCTGTCGGCAATTGAAAAATTACTGAATTACGCCGAGTTAAACCAGAACATCATACACACTCTGCGCGG TTCCTTGGGTTTTAATAAACGCACACCGGCTATGTCTCCAAATGACCAAATGCCTTTTCGTAGAGATTCCTCGTACGTAAATAATCTATCACCGCGAGATCAGCGAGACGAATATCGGGATGCGGGAAATGACCATCTGCTAGAGCGCAATCCAGACAGAGATCCGCCAGCCAAGCGACCAAAGCTAATCCACTCGCAAGACAG AAACCAGGACATGGCAAGCTCCTCGACACATTCGTCTATCAGTCTTTCGGAGTCGCTCCGCAAGATTAGGTCTTGGAGAAATTTTTCGCATATTAGCATCGTCTCAATGGGGGACAATAATTCGGATAATGAATTACAGATGGATCCGCTGTTCAACAGCAGTCCGATGGCCTCCCATCGCCAACTGGCCAATAGACAG TCCTACCAAGAACAATATTTCGATAATATCAACGACCAAGAGAATGTCAAAAAGAGTCACAAGTCCCACAAGCACAAGTCTCACAAGCACAAGTCCCACAAGCATAAGAGCATCAATAAGTCCCAGGATGAATCTTCTGACACCATCAACGGTAACACAGGTAGGCAATGCTACGAGTGCAAGCTCTATGGAGCCACCGTCGTGTGCTCCCACTGCCAGAATGAATGGTACTGCAGTCGTCTTTGCCAG CTGAAAGATTGGGACACACATCGCAGCACTTGCGGCATTTAA